A stretch of the Pseudomonas helvetica genome encodes the following:
- a CDS encoding tail fiber assembly protein, translated as MPNYLINDVRQLVGPITFPVVPGLGVQLPSNAVEFPHALAEPENGFVWAWVNGAPQALRDRRGTVFQMQTGASTTWEQLGELPDGLTDKPWPGQYYVWLDGDWQLDQSAKETAELASVLKERDSRLRDAAMRIAPLQYAVDLGDATQQEQSALLDWKRYCVALNRIEQQASYPLEVEWPILTFSEPKESTNSLRSLFGLKQK; from the coding sequence ATGCCAAATTATTTAATCAATGACGTTCGCCAATTGGTTGGTCCAATTACATTCCCTGTCGTCCCGGGGCTTGGTGTTCAATTACCGAGTAATGCCGTCGAGTTCCCTCACGCGCTTGCCGAACCCGAAAACGGTTTTGTATGGGCCTGGGTTAACGGAGCTCCGCAGGCATTGCGTGACCGCCGCGGCACAGTATTTCAAATGCAAACAGGCGCATCGACCACCTGGGAACAATTGGGTGAGTTACCTGATGGCCTCACCGATAAACCTTGGCCCGGTCAATATTACGTTTGGCTCGATGGCGACTGGCAACTTGATCAATCGGCGAAAGAAACAGCCGAATTGGCAAGTGTTCTGAAAGAGCGAGACAGCCGCTTGCGCGACGCCGCCATGCGCATCGCCCCTCTTCAATACGCCGTCGATCTGGGCGATGCCACACAACAGGAGCAATCCGCGCTGCTGGACTGGAAACGCTACTGCGTTGCCTTGAACCGCATCGAACAGCAAGCAAGCTACCCACTTGAAGTCGAGTGGCCGATTCTGACGTTTTCTGAACCCAAGGAATCGACAAATTCACTGCGTTCGCTCTTCGGTCTTAAACAAAAGTAA
- a CDS encoding phage tail assembly chaperone yields MNGTILFSARTRGAYIVGLNGADIPDDVIEIPRAYWLSLLEALARSPKIISVRPEDGYPILVDPPSVSTEVSASNERAWRDSELFQTDGLVARHRDELETGGATTLSAAEYEALQTYRRNLRNWPVTEKFPALTERPVLIAPVSIMAAPVRKTRVRKSVKPVEPTIAQ; encoded by the coding sequence TTGAACGGTACAATATTATTTAGCGCGCGAACACGGGGTGCTTATATTGTTGGGTTAAATGGGGCGGATATTCCTGATGATGTAATCGAAATACCCCGGGCATATTGGCTCTCGTTGCTTGAGGCGTTGGCTAGATCGCCGAAGATTATTTCTGTGCGTCCTGAAGATGGTTACCCGATTCTTGTGGATCCTCCGTCTGTGTCAACTGAAGTGTCTGCGTCAAACGAACGTGCCTGGCGCGACTCCGAACTGTTTCAAACCGATGGTTTGGTTGCAAGGCATCGTGACGAGCTGGAGACAGGAGGGGCAACCACGTTGTCAGCGGCGGAGTACGAAGCCTTGCAAACTTACCGTCGAAACTTGCGCAATTGGCCGGTTACCGAGAAGTTCCCTGCACTGACAGAGCGACCGGTACTGATTGCCCCCGTCAGCATTATGGCTGCTCCTGTTAGAAAAACACGGGTCAGAAAATCGGTGAAACCGGTAGAGCCCACCATCGCTCAATAG
- the recX gene encoding recombination regulator RecX: protein MTAVLDTLVAVRRTAMDLLARREHGRVELTRKLRQRGASDEMIDTALDRLTEEGLLSESRYLESFVSYRARSGYGPLRIREELSQRGLQRADIELALRESGISWQENLEETWRRKFAGHLPIDARERAKQGRFLAYRGYSMEMIGRLFSGRGMDD from the coding sequence ATGACCGCCGTACTCGATACCCTCGTCGCGGTGCGGCGAACCGCAATGGACCTGCTCGCACGACGCGAGCACGGTCGAGTCGAGCTGACGCGTAAACTGCGTCAGCGCGGCGCTTCTGATGAAATGATCGATACAGCACTCGACCGTCTGACGGAAGAGGGGCTGCTGTCCGAATCCCGATACCTCGAAAGCTTCGTTTCCTACCGTGCCCGTTCCGGCTACGGCCCTTTGCGCATTCGCGAAGAGTTGAGCCAGCGTGGTTTGCAACGTGCCGATATCGAACTTGCCCTGCGTGAAAGCGGAATCAGTTGGCAGGAGAACCTGGAGGAGACCTGGCGACGCAAGTTTGCCGGGCATTTACCGATAGACGCCCGCGAGCGCGCCAAGCAAGGGCGCTTCCTCGCCTATCGGGGATACTCCATGGAAATGATTGGCCGCTTGTTCAGCGGCCGAGGAATGGATGACTGA
- a CDS encoding glycoside hydrolase family 19 protein, which yields MPVTEGQLLKIMPNARLQAGVFVSALNTAMTRHNINTPKRIAAFLAQIGHESGQLRYVRELGSDQYLSKYDTGTLAVRLGNTPEADGDGQRYRGRGLIQITGRDNYRRCSLGLFGDERLLTLPELLEQPQWAAESAAWFWELNGLNELADREQFNSITRRINGGLNGLEERLQLWTRARAVLCQPSV from the coding sequence ATGCCTGTAACAGAAGGGCAACTGCTCAAGATCATGCCCAACGCCCGCCTCCAAGCGGGCGTTTTCGTTTCTGCCCTCAACACCGCCATGACCCGCCACAACATCAACACCCCCAAGCGCATCGCCGCGTTCCTTGCACAAATCGGCCATGAGTCGGGGCAGTTGCGGTATGTGCGTGAGTTGGGCAGCGACCAGTACCTCAGCAAATACGATACCGGCACGCTGGCCGTCCGCTTGGGCAATACGCCTGAAGCTGACGGTGATGGTCAGCGCTATCGGGGGCGTGGGCTGATTCAGATCACCGGGCGCGATAACTATCGTCGATGCAGCCTTGGACTGTTCGGTGATGAGCGTTTGCTGACCCTGCCAGAGTTGCTCGAGCAGCCGCAATGGGCGGCCGAATCGGCGGCCTGGTTCTGGGAGCTGAACGGTTTGAATGAACTGGCCGATCGTGAGCAGTTCAACAGCATCACCCGCAGGATCAACGGCGGGTTGAATGGGCTGGAAGAACGTTTGCAGCTCTGGACACGGGCGAGGGCGGTGTTATGCCAGCCTTCGGTCTGA
- a CDS encoding phage tail protein — protein sequence MDYPKSVPGVGLVNGRFVDENMVSGTPGSLIPATWGNSVTQEMLAVITSAGLAPSEADNGQLLKALQVIMTKASPMLSLVKTVAVSQILAPDDLGLVLANGGANAVTLTLPAANSALGVRDVIVRRVDNSGNRLVVQCSGTDSLKFHTHLRTNGYPFLVLMGAGDWWHLRSDGAGSWWPVGRFDGTPLGRPVFETTVALMPGGYGALNGSILNRAEWPWLWDHAQQSGMLRPETDRGGAWTPGDGSTTFRAPEARGEFLRIWAEDYSVDTGRVPGTWQKGSLVHGDNGIGDNIIFATDIIGQRKLLGFDAGSLGDYVGSVVKYITPNTTVTQLPDFELMNHSGVARPRNIAYPGRIKLI from the coding sequence TTGGATTATCCAAAAAGTGTCCCCGGTGTAGGGTTGGTGAATGGCAGGTTCGTTGATGAAAACATGGTTTCCGGAACACCGGGATCGTTGATTCCCGCGACGTGGGGTAACAGTGTTACCCAGGAAATGCTGGCGGTTATTACGAGTGCCGGACTGGCTCCGTCTGAGGCAGATAACGGTCAGTTGTTGAAAGCGTTGCAAGTAATCATGACGAAGGCTAGTCCGATGCTTTCGTTGGTGAAAACCGTGGCCGTCTCTCAAATATTGGCTCCCGATGATCTGGGGCTTGTGTTGGCCAATGGCGGAGCGAATGCGGTCACTCTCACACTGCCTGCTGCTAATTCAGCCCTAGGTGTTCGTGATGTGATCGTGCGCCGAGTGGATAACAGCGGTAACCGGTTGGTTGTTCAATGTTCGGGCACAGACTCTCTCAAATTTCACACGCATCTTCGTACTAACGGTTATCCGTTTCTGGTGTTGATGGGCGCGGGAGACTGGTGGCATTTGCGTAGCGATGGCGCTGGTAGCTGGTGGCCCGTAGGGCGGTTTGATGGAACCCCGCTTGGGCGGCCTGTCTTTGAAACGACCGTGGCATTGATGCCGGGCGGATACGGTGCCCTGAACGGATCAATCCTTAATCGCGCTGAGTGGCCTTGGCTGTGGGATCACGCGCAGCAGTCGGGAATGTTGCGCCCAGAAACCGATCGTGGAGGTGCATGGACGCCGGGGGATGGTTCCACGACTTTTCGCGCTCCCGAAGCGCGTGGTGAGTTTCTTCGGATATGGGCTGAGGATTATTCCGTCGATACCGGACGTGTACCGGGTACGTGGCAAAAGGGGTCATTGGTGCACGGCGACAATGGTATTGGAGATAACATTATTTTTGCCACAGATATTATCGGCCAAAGAAAGTTGTTGGGTTTTGATGCGGGTTCTTTGGGGGACTATGTGGGGTCGGTTGTTAAGTACATCACACCCAATACTACAGTTACGCAGCTCCCTGACTTTGAATTGATGAATCACAGTGGTGTGGCTCGTCCGCGAAACATTGCTTACCCTGGCCGTATCAAACTCATTTGA
- a CDS encoding lysis system i-spanin subunit Rz: MPAFGLMPLSYRVIGVAVLLAIVAGSAAAVSWHLQDWRYGRQLAEQARLHGEALNQLTLAAANQQRTEQDKRLALEQRLQASDQTYSKALSDAQRDQGRLRDRLATADLRLSVLVDPREADTGCGVSAASGTGGVVHGTLRARLEPAHAQRIIGITDTGDRGLIALQACQAYVRALAH, encoded by the coding sequence ATGCCAGCCTTCGGTCTGATGCCACTTTCGTACCGGGTGATCGGCGTCGCTGTGCTGCTGGCCATTGTGGCTGGCAGTGCTGCGGCAGTGTCCTGGCACCTTCAGGATTGGCGCTACGGTCGGCAACTGGCGGAACAAGCCAGGTTGCACGGCGAGGCGCTGAACCAACTGACCCTGGCGGCGGCGAATCAACAGCGCACCGAACAGGACAAGCGCCTGGCCCTGGAGCAGCGTCTTCAGGCCAGCGATCAAACCTATTCAAAGGCCTTGAGCGATGCACAACGTGATCAAGGTCGCCTGCGCGACCGTCTTGCCACTGCTGATTTGCGCCTGTCAGTCCTTGTCGACCCCCGTGAAGCCGACACCGGTTGTGGTGTGTCAGCCGCCTCCGGCACCGGCGGCGTGGTTCATGGAACCCTACGAGCCCGACTTGAGCCGGCGCATGCTCAACGAATTATCGGCATCACCGACACAGGCGACCGCGGACTGATTGCCTTGCAGGCCTGTCAGGCGTATGTCAGAGCCCTGGCTCATTAA
- a CDS encoding CinA family protein → MNEITQLAAQLGRRLQVLNAHVSTAESCTGGGIAEAITRIAGSSAWFEAGYVTYSNRQKTQQLNVPAELFTEVGAVSREVVEAMVRGAQHKSRARFAVAVSGIAGPDGGTSNKPVGTVWLAWGIGDAVYSECRHFPGNRGEVRRQTVKAALEGLLQYTAGEISNEG, encoded by the coding sequence GTGAACGAAATCACCCAGCTTGCCGCGCAACTAGGCCGGCGTTTGCAGGTGCTCAATGCGCATGTCAGCACGGCGGAGTCCTGCACCGGTGGCGGGATCGCCGAAGCGATCACCCGAATCGCCGGCAGCTCGGCGTGGTTCGAGGCGGGTTACGTCACCTATTCCAATCGGCAGAAGACCCAGCAACTGAATGTGCCCGCCGAGTTGTTCACCGAGGTCGGGGCGGTCAGTCGTGAAGTGGTCGAAGCCATGGTACGTGGCGCCCAGCACAAGAGTCGCGCGCGTTTTGCCGTGGCGGTCAGCGGTATTGCAGGACCGGACGGCGGTACGTCGAACAAGCCGGTGGGCACCGTGTGGTTGGCCTGGGGGATCGGAGATGCCGTGTATTCGGAGTGCCGACACTTCCCCGGTAACCGCGGTGAGGTCCGCCGACAAACGGTGAAGGCCGCGCTAGAGGGGTTGCTGCAGTATACCGCCGGAGAAATCTCAAATGAGGGGTAG
- the recA gene encoding recombinase RecA, giving the protein MDDNKKKALAAALGQIERQFGKGAVMRMGDQDRQAIPAISTGSLGLDIALGIGGLPKGRIVEIYGPESSGKTTLTLSVIAQAQKAGATCAFVDAEHALDPEYAGKLGVNVDDLLVSQPDTGEQALEITDMLVRSNAVDVIIVDSVAALVPKAEIEGEMGDMHVGLQARLMSQALRKITGNIKNANCLVIFINQIRMKIGVMFGSPETTTGGNALKFYASVRLDIRRTGAVKEGDEVVGSETRVKVVKNKVASPFRQAEFQILYGKGIYLNGEMIDLGVLHGFVEKSGAWYAYNGSKIGQGKANSAKFLQDNPDIAATLEKQIRDKLLTPTPDVKASPVKETADDLADADI; this is encoded by the coding sequence ATGGACGACAACAAGAAGAAAGCCTTGGCTGCGGCCCTGGGTCAGATCGAACGTCAATTCGGCAAAGGTGCCGTGATGCGTATGGGCGATCAAGACCGTCAGGCGATCCCGGCTATTTCCACTGGCTCTCTGGGTCTGGATATCGCACTCGGCATTGGCGGTCTGCCAAAAGGCCGTATCGTTGAAATCTACGGTCCTGAATCCTCCGGTAAAACCACGCTGACACTGTCCGTGATCGCCCAGGCTCAAAAAGCCGGCGCGACCTGCGCATTCGTCGACGCCGAGCACGCCCTGGACCCGGAGTACGCCGGCAAACTGGGCGTCAATGTCGACGACCTGCTGGTTTCCCAGCCGGATACCGGCGAGCAAGCCCTGGAAATCACCGACATGCTGGTGCGCTCCAACGCGGTTGACGTGATCATCGTCGACTCCGTGGCGGCCCTGGTTCCGAAGGCTGAAATCGAAGGCGAAATGGGTGACATGCACGTGGGCCTGCAAGCCCGTCTGATGTCCCAGGCGCTGCGTAAAATCACCGGTAACATCAAGAACGCCAACTGCCTGGTGATCTTCATCAACCAGATCCGGATGAAAATCGGCGTGATGTTCGGCAGCCCGGAAACCACCACCGGTGGTAACGCGCTGAAGTTCTACGCTTCGGTTCGTCTGGACATCCGCCGCACCGGCGCGGTGAAAGAAGGCGACGAAGTGGTCGGCAGCGAAACCCGTGTCAAAGTCGTCAAGAACAAGGTGGCTTCGCCGTTCCGTCAGGCCGAGTTCCAGATTCTTTACGGCAAGGGCATCTACCTCAACGGTGAGATGATCGACCTTGGCGTGCTGCACGGCTTCGTTGAGAAATCCGGTGCCTGGTATGCCTACAACGGCAGCAAGATCGGCCAGGGCAAAGCCAACTCGGCCAAGTTCCTGCAGGATAACCCGGACATCGCAGCCACTCTTGAGAAGCAGATTCGCGACAAGCTGCTGACGCCGACTCCAGACGTCAAGGCTTCGCCGGTCAAAGAGACTGCCGATGATCTGGCTGACGCTGATATCTGA
- a CDS encoding phage tail protein has translation MDYPKNTPGVGLVNGRFVDENPVTGTPGSLIPASWGNSVTQEILSVVQAAGLTPDEASNNQLLGALRSSNLFVTPPQFDAGKSVATSEFVQRALGNYAGSRGISASEQLTVADVGRSIGLGGMTSYTVTLPDVNAVPAGAVISLHCRASSVVTVASNSGAQITPQGAMLNSMTMTAGENATFVKESGVWTVYGTASLKYATLFAGVTGASGYQKYPSGNMDQWGYGMTDANGEMYVTFPVSFPNACVSVVANHVGGDIAMVILIGGTNTKQGCRLRVRSYTGQMAAGWAVNYIAKGY, from the coding sequence ATGGATTATCCAAAAAATACACCCGGCGTAGGGCTGGTGAATGGCAGGTTTGTCGATGAAAACCCGGTCACCGGGACACCTGGATCGTTGATTCCGGCGAGTTGGGGAAATAGCGTCACTCAGGAAATTCTGAGTGTTGTACAGGCCGCCGGTTTGACACCGGATGAAGCGTCGAACAATCAGTTGCTGGGAGCCTTGCGCAGTTCCAATCTGTTTGTTACGCCACCACAGTTTGACGCAGGAAAGTCGGTGGCGACCTCTGAATTTGTGCAGCGTGCACTCGGGAACTATGCAGGTTCACGCGGGATATCGGCATCAGAGCAACTTACCGTCGCGGACGTTGGTCGTTCGATAGGCCTTGGCGGAATGACAAGTTATACGGTGACGTTGCCGGATGTTAATGCGGTCCCTGCTGGCGCGGTGATAAGCCTGCATTGTCGTGCCAGTTCGGTTGTTACTGTTGCCAGTAATTCAGGGGCTCAAATCACTCCGCAAGGCGCCATGCTCAATAGCATGACTATGACCGCAGGCGAGAATGCGACCTTTGTCAAAGAGTCCGGGGTCTGGACGGTTTACGGTACTGCCAGTCTGAAGTACGCCACCCTGTTCGCGGGTGTCACCGGGGCTTCTGGGTATCAGAAGTATCCGAGTGGCAACATGGATCAGTGGGGTTATGGTATGACTGATGCGAATGGAGAAATGTATGTGACTTTTCCAGTCTCTTTTCCCAATGCCTGTGTTTCGGTTGTCGCCAATCATGTCGGTGGTGACATCGCAATGGTCATTCTTATTGGCGGTACCAATACAAAACAAGGTTGCCGACTTAGAGTTCGAAGCTATACGGGGCAGATGGCGGCTGGCTGGGCTGTTAATTACATTGCGAAGGGGTATTGA
- a CDS encoding phage tail protein, translating into MKIIQELHDHDGELRPAQPSPAHDWDGAEWVLNPAKVAEVERDHAERLCSQVDAAADSARKALTGDPLRAMEYASAAADARAFKDAGYPKKAVPLSVSAWAVKGRTAQEAADDILGKSAEFNNSLLTLRTLRLKAKEQIRAQVAKGKTERAKEVCDAAILALHNVVSELSQ; encoded by the coding sequence ATGAAAATCATTCAGGAACTTCATGATCATGACGGTGAACTTCGTCCTGCTCAGCCTTCACCAGCCCATGACTGGGATGGCGCCGAATGGGTGCTGAATCCCGCCAAAGTGGCAGAGGTAGAGCGTGACCATGCAGAGCGTCTTTGCTCCCAAGTGGACGCGGCGGCCGACAGCGCCCGCAAGGCTCTGACCGGGGATCCGCTGCGCGCGATGGAATATGCGAGCGCTGCCGCCGATGCACGGGCCTTCAAGGACGCGGGTTACCCCAAAAAAGCCGTCCCACTGTCCGTGAGCGCATGGGCCGTCAAAGGTCGAACAGCCCAAGAGGCTGCTGACGACATTCTTGGCAAATCGGCCGAATTCAATAACAGCTTGTTGACCCTGCGCACCCTGCGCTTGAAAGCCAAGGAGCAGATCAGGGCTCAAGTCGCCAAGGGCAAGACTGAACGGGCGAAAGAAGTGTGCGATGCAGCCATTCTGGCCCTGCATAACGTCGTGAGCGAACTGTCGCAGTAG